The Lathyrus oleraceus cultivar Zhongwan6 chromosome 5, CAAS_Psat_ZW6_1.0, whole genome shotgun sequence genome includes the window tgagcgcgcgcttaTCAACCATGTGATGatccacgtcatttaatgagacAAGATCAGACGTTCCatgatttttctaatttctgattatttcattttattttctttaatttcattttatttcaaaaattcataacttcttcatttttaatcataaaaatatgggaccaattgcaatatttcccttttaaattctagtttctgaaaatgatttgtaatattttttatgattccatttgatattttttgtgaattttctcttttctggttatttttaattcatttaaaatactttccaatattcaaaaatgccaaaaatattttattaacatctttgaatgatgatgaatctatgaaaagtattctcatcaatttcttaattgatttgaatttatttgagattttagttcaattatgttatttttcttcatttttaattgtttaaaattagtttctgttttcaaaaaatgatgaaaatttttggcaaaccttgtttgaccatgttgaacttatgatgatccaattggacttttccaagttgatttgagttggatttgaagtttgacctttatttgtttattttaattcaagtattattttaattccaaaaaataccaaaaatatttttattgtttcttgacttctaagcttcatctcacctatgtttaccattgattgatattgatttcattcatgtttgatcaatgtgtgttggttatgtcatttgaatttcaattatgtacattccattccttcttcttcttcttcttttttctttttgaccaatgagttaaagattggtggttagccttgacatatgagaggcttaatcttccttgattcaaatcaaattcatcttgatcaaagatcaagtgaattgctttgcattaaggataggttgcttcttggtcaagcaaaagacctaaatcaatacaaggtcattcttcttttctttttggcatggcaagttgtaggagcttggcttactagttatggtctctaacttgtgtttgtttcctatagttttattgaccggcctcggataggtgtgactactatattagtccacttacgattacttaacatagcgctaaattgccttatggcacactaacactaactactaatcattaacttttaatttaagcatttaattcttgcaatttactttaatgcaatttaatttcttgctcattaattcatttgtctttgccctttgctcacttgagctcagATTTATGTTAATGCTatttgccctttgctcacttgagcacattattgtgtatatactattgtgtttgttttgttttgtttgtgtgaacccaatgcaaatggagaaaggacttagatttaaGACCTTACTTATGCTAATGAagtttgaagagaaactaggctcatgcctttagagtgctaaaaaaattgttgaagagcaactaggcctcatgcctttagaatgcttaatcttgaagataacattgaaaggacccctaattctaaactcactcttgtcgattctttatttgtattgtggaactttttgatttgtgtgttcttgtgtgctagggatcctaaacttgagccaattagaagaaccattgtcatggacatccaagataagagatacaaaaagccaattggaagattcctaggagcttgattgattgtttgcttgattgcttgagttatttgcttattgcttgctaagtccaaaggagtggagcaacttggatcatctttatgatctcaagaggggaactctaagtggttttatttctcttccctcatctttgcatgtttaggacctagctcttctcttcttctctccactctaacccaagccaaacttttgtgcaaacatcaacattgttttcaaatattagaaacctaggcattatgcctttgatttttcaaactcttttcataacacttattttgaattgaatcttaagtcaactttgaccttattttgtgaattcttttcatttgtaaatacaactcactcaattatttttatggttccaatgaccatttgtgttaaagcttttcataaacattagctattaggtttgagttatcctagaggttgatataatactcacctgtatccttagtgatggactataagtcttccatgcttattatagggttaacccctcactagcatgttaaagctctcctcacatggtggatttgtggttttaggttgagttttctccctttgataacaaaagaccttaaggcttttgaccaatcaattcaccaacttcttttgagattttgtaccctgaactacgaggttttgatcctaatcttttttaagatggtacgtaggcaatgggtttatccattcaaacacaaaattgtaaataacttgtatattcttttctcatctccccaatcatgcttgcacaaatatttttcacaaataccaacctaccttacaacatttgtagggctcccttagagtactaaggatgttttgggtgcttaaaaccttcccattgcataaccaaccccgttacccagatctctgacatttttattagtttttgatttgataaaacttctcggtttttattcgctttgtaacctttcctttggataaatagaagtgcggtggcgactcgaattgtatgatttacttttgatttagtcaataaatctaaaggtaacgaataccccgctacatttACCATTTACCGTCCTACCTTCGATAGGCAGTCCCAATAACATGTAGACATCTTCTAACATCACGGTACattcaccggttggaaaccagaatgtgtgtgtctcgggactCCATCTTTCACATAATGCAAGAATAAATTTTGTATCAACCGACCAAGACATTATTTTGCTTACATGTCAAAAACCGGCGAGTTCGACATAAGATTCAACCATCGCATCCGTGTGAACAAATTCGTGGACAAGAGTTCGAAACCTAGAAACATCCTAACAAATAAATAACAAAATGAGTTACTTTATAAAAAATTGTGTTAGAAAAATAATACAAGAAgtaaacgcttacataagttgctatGTTTGCAACCGTGCCTCTATGCGATTCACCCATAGTTAGCAGAGACATCGTGTCATAATGTTGCAGATGAAAGAAtggttgttgcagatgaaataGTGGTTGCTACAGATGGAAGAGTAGTTATTATAGGTGTAGAAGTGATTGATGCTGATGAAGAAGTGATTATTGCATGACTATTTATAACGAGAGACGTGCAAAAGTTTGCATGCATGAAAAAATGGGCATGCAAGCTAGCGCAAATTGGTTTGGCGTGCACATGCAAATGTTAAAAGCTAGCGCCATATGGAATGACGCCTCCTAGGTCGTGGCAGGTTGCATGGATGGTCTTATCCCTAGTCTGCATGGCTATTTgcagggtatgctctaactcagccgtcatttcaatattaccgtgacgaaattagattgtctaaacaaacaacacaaacaacaaatatCGAATACAGATGAAAATACTTAACCACAAtatttaaaaacaacatttctaCCTGATTACAACAATCAAGCTGATGTCATCTGGTCaaaacatcatttccctagcatccttatcagtttttGCTCGCATCCAACAAAATATactatcgagtctctcaatacttctaattttttcccttctggtatttttacatctaaccaacgaaccaactccctctttAGTTGATCGAAACGACAAATGTTCTAGAAGAGCATCACCATCAGAGGCTTGTttctcgaataaatcacttttccatagcggcgacgaacaccaaacatgtttgcaatatgatGAAAAAAGATGTGGGAAAACgaatcacacaacacctctatttatacaaaaaaaatgcacattacactgaggcgtcagaccaattggcgtctcctctcaTTCAATGtacatgggcgccaattggattggcagcaccatgtgctgtcgccaatccaattggcacccCCTCTTAAAAGTTAAGGGCAGacgccaattggtttggcgctTATGCCTtactattattatttttttaaactgGGATAGATTGAGAATTAATTTGAAAACTGAATTAATTTAAAAACTgaattattttgatttttttttttgaaaatatgaaatatttgagtaaaaaattcacaattGACTATCTCGAACTTATTTATCAGCTATCCGAACAAATTTTGATCTATAAATATTATAAATAAGAAGAAGTTGTACAATTGACTATCCCAAACCTTTTCTAGATACTAATTAACTAATAACAAACATAATTAACTAATTAATCTATTGAACCCGTttgttttgattttaaaaaaatgatttttagaatATTATATATTTTTGTGGTAAACTTTTTGATTTTGTTATAATTTATTTTGATATcaaaattttataaaattaattaaatttaaaactattttaaatagtttttcataaaaaagattttaaatttttttattttaaaaatcataattttaattatgttttaattttcaataatttgtatttatgttttaaaatgtcaaaattaatcttttaagaaaaaataaattaaaaattctaatatttttaaaaaaagttatatatttttttattaaaacataaaaaaaatcttttttttatGCTAAAAGAATCTGGTCAATCTTCAATACATATTCAACTAAGTTGCTCTTATTAAGAATAAACTCATCTAATACCttacaaacaaatcaaatattAACTTTTATGATTAAAAAAATAATCCTGATAAGAAAATTGGTAAGGTTCTTTATCTTTTTTATTAAGTTTTATAAGATGTTAGCTGTGCCACCCCGACACATGTTGAGGTCTAAGACAAATATAAAAGAGTAatattaataaatatttaaataaaaatattaaatttaaatttaatattttttattgaAATTTAGTAATTGTATTATAACTGAgtttattttaaattttttttaacCTATAATAAAATTATTAATCATTTTAATTTTTGTTGAAATTTTATATTTCTAAAATCTTTAACTATTGTTTcttaaatttttaaaattttcaaacttcTAATTTAAATTTGAAGTAAATGTTACTCTAAAACTAAAATAAATGTGCCACAAAAtagagaaaaataaaataaacactataaattaagaaaaaatgaaaaatatttgAACAATAAAACTTAATCATTAATGGATTATTTGTATAAACTTTGTTAAAATGTTGTTCGTCTCCTTCCACTATAATGAAATTGTTGTTAATTgcaattaaattaataaaataaaaaatatatttttaagaaaaaatgTAACTACTCACTAAAAACAAATTGTATAACTTTATCTTTGCATATATAGTAAATGCATTATTTTTTTACAATTGTATAGGGAAGTACAGGAAATACAGAGAAAAAAAATGGCAAATGTAATATTTTATTGAACTATTCCTTCATAATAACACTTACTGGAGACTTAGAGCCTTCATCCTGCATCATGCATGATAAATACAATCAGACTGTGGCCataaataacaacaaaaatcaAATAGTATTGAAATACTACTAAGAAGTAATTAAGAACCTTTTATCTTGTTGATCCATCATGTAACTGCAACCATTATTTGTGTATTTGGGCAGTGGAACATGTCCTTCCTCAATCAGCTTCACATCTTCAACAAGCTTCTCATAATGTCTTTTCACTTCTTCTACTGTCTTTCCTCCCACAGCTCTAGCCACCTTCTGCCAACGATCTGGAGTGTCCTTCTCCAACATTGCTAGTGCATTCTCAAatcttttgttttgttttgctgTCCAATTTGAGCTTGAAGCCATTGAAGTGTACAAACCAACAACACTGCTAAGTATATCTAAGGTTTAAGGAGACTGTTATTGCTAGCTACCCTTTATATAGCTGTGGATGACCTGATTTACATATCTACCGACACTTCTGATTAAAGACATGTTACGAGATGCATGTATAATTAGTTTAGTGGAATTTTGGGGTAAATAGTTTATCAGAAAGAGATGGTTATATAAGATAAATGTGTAAGGTCTTCATGGAATCTAATGATAAGTTCCTTCTTCACCCCACCCTATAACAAGTTGAGATCGACATAAAAAAGGATCTTCTAATCTCAATATGAAAAGTATTCTATATTTGTATGGTGAAGCATGTTCCATCAATTAACCCAAAAAACCAAAgaatgtttttatttttattttttatatgCAAATGTTAAATGTTACTTAATTGCTCACTACAAAATGAAATAGGAAAAAATAATATTTCAAAAAATTGATGTATacattaatttttaaatattattattacttttatttcattttaaatatAATACTCTATATATAGCTTGGTCAAAAATGTTTTTTTAGAGAAAATACTAGGATAGTTATTGGACCCAAAAGGAAAACGATCAGGGATAGAAATATGGATGATGGATTCTTGAAAGAAGCAGGTCCTTCAAAGCATACAAAGCAAAGTGGTTTCCCGAGAAGCGTTGTAGGACACCCAGTTGGGCTTAAACCCAAAACCCATAATCCCTTTCATGTAATACATGTGGGCCATGAGATCCCTTGTACATGGACACTATCTATAAATGGCACCACGAATCTAAAGGGAAGTGGCAATGGTATAGTAATGAAAGGTCCAGACGATCTCCTTTGAGACAAATATCTCATATTAAagttcaaacccaataataatCAAGCTAAGTATAAGGCCCTTATCGTTGGTATGAACCTTGCTATAGAATGGGCACTTCAAGTCTCATAGCTAGGAGATACTCACAATTGATCGCAAACCAAGTTATCGGAGAATAATAGGCGAAATAAGcccaattgatcaaatatctcgCAAATATACAAGAGTTATCTAATTATTTTACATTATTTGAAGTGATATATCTTCCCAAGAATAAATCTCTTGACTGAATCTCCAGTAAAAGATCATTAGCACCAAGAAACCCGATCATAATAGGATGGTCATTCAAGAGACTTTGATTGCCCCCCAGTATTGAAGCGGGAGAAGTAAACTTCATTAGAGTCGCTCAACCCTCAAGTTGGATGACACCCGTAATATGGTATCAGACCACAGACGAGCTACCTTTTGAGGAGTTGGAAGTGAAGAAGATTCAAAAGCCATTAACATAATAAACCCTAGTGTCCGAGAAGCTTTATAAAATGGGAAGATAATCCCCCATTCTAAGATTCCTGGGGGAGAATTAGACTACCCTAGTCCTTGGAGAAGTATACCTAAGAACATGAGACAATCACATCGACAAATGATCCCTCACTCAAAAACTATTGAGAGCAAACTATTATTGGCCTACCCTAATGAAAATGGTGCAAATTTAATTAAGAAGTTTGAAAAATTCCATAGGCTTTCCAATTTAAATCATGCGACAATTGAGTCTCTTTATTTCTTCCATCATCCTGGCCATTCTATCAATAGGGCATGAACATCCTATGTTATTTTCCTTTGGTGCCAAAGCTGAAATCCCTAATTGTTAGAGtagactatttcacaaagtggATAGAGAAATAGGTCGTCTACAAGATCACAATAGAGAAGGTTCAATATTTATATTGGGAACATATTGTAAGCAGGTTTGGCCTACCTAAAGTCATCATATCTTATAACAACAATCACTTTGGTAGCTTGATTGTCATATATTTTTTTTCCACAAATTGAGGATATATAAGAAGTTCATCTCAGTCGTCTACCTGCAGGATAACAAACAAGTAGAGTCAGCAAATAAAGTAATAATGCGGTATAAAGAAAAAGCTAGACAGTGCCACGTGCATATGGGTCAAACAACTGCACGAGGTCTTGTGGTCATATAACACTACTCCCATTCCACCATTAATGAGATGCCATTTACTATGGTATATGGCGCTAAAAACATGCTTCCGATCGAAATCGACATCCCACTTGGAGGCGCACAAAGTTTAATGAGGATGAAAACGAGACAAAACTTAGGTGTGTAGCTGACCTGATTGACAAGAATAGAGAGATAGCCCATATCAGGGAGTTCATTCCCCCAAACAGAGGGGCCCCAAACAGAGGGCCACCGAATGATATAATTTAAAGGTAGTCCCAATGGAGATGCAATAAGGCCACTTAGTACTCACGCAAGTGGTCACACCTACCAAGTTAGGAAAGTTGTTTCCTAACTGGGAAGATCTTTATCAAATATACCAGGATCTACCACATGGCGCCTATAAATTTGAAGAATTGGATGTAAGATTAATCTCTATAATATGTTACTCGATTAATCTTAGATATTATTACAACTAACAATTTATATGCTTTTTTTGCTAAATACGACGTAAGATTTGACCCTCTAGTGTATTTCCTTAAATGATTTTGGTAAAGTAATTAAAGTTATGGTCACTCTCTTTTCCTTATAGGGTGGAGTTTTTGATGAGGAACCATACCCTCTTGACAATTTCATATGTACAAGTGAGAGCTCTACGTTGGATTTCTATTGAAGGATCCTTGCCGCCCTGTGCGACAATATACGATGGACCTTCACTAAAGGATCCTTGCCAACCTATGAGGTAATATACTTCAAACCTTCACTGAAAGATCCTTTATGAACTATGAGGCAATATATATTGGACCTTAATTGAAGGATCCTTGT containing:
- the LOC127084376 gene encoding protein RADIALIS-like 4 — its product is MASSSNWTAKQNKRFENALAMLEKDTPDRWQKVARAVGGKTVEEVKRHYEKLVEDVKLIEEGHVPLPKYTNNGCSYMMDQQDKRMKALSLQ